The genomic interval GGTAAAGGTGTTCTGCTTCTTGGGAACAAGAACCAAAGGCCTTGGCATTCACACAAAACTGATGGGCATGCTAACACCATCTGTTAATACTTGACAGCCATGACACTGCAACCTTGACTTATTTTAAAGCTATTTCTCCCCTATGTAGTCATGACTAACATGGCCCTGTCTTTTCCATTTCTTTTATTAGGAGATTGCTGTATTCTAAATTTCAGTAACCGGGAGACAATACTTAATTGTTGTAAGACTTACAACAATTAAGTAAAGACGTTACTGTAATGTACAAGGTTACTGCTGAAGGATAGAAGGATGTGTTCAGCCACATTTCTAACCAGTGAGGCTGTGCTAGATGAAATAAATAAGAACAGCTAAACAAGGGGAATGTACCACAAATCCTCAGTCCTCCCCCTAATCTCCTTACCTCTGGCTTTACTTAAACATACAGAAAGTCTTTTACTCTGGAAGCCAGATTATGGCACTCGAACAAAAAAGGGCAATCTTTATCTTTCTCAGTACAAtcgctctgtttctctctctgtgtgtcttggATTAGCAATGAGGTGAGCAGGTGTATACTTGTCTGACTCTGACAGACACTCTGACACAGACAATTGTTTTACATTTAGCAATTATAGGGTGTGGCAAACTTTCCGtaaatggtctgtgtgtgtgtgtgtgtgtgtgcgtgtgtatatgtgtgtgtgtgtgtgtgtgtgtgtgtgtgtgtgtgtgtgtgtgtgtgtatatgtgtgtgtgtgtgagtgacttaGTGTGTTTAATGATAGTAATCTGTTGTCAGTGTTGACAATGACTTCATGCCACTGATGTAAGTGGCTCAACTTCACACTAACAAAGCAGGAAATGTCCTTACCTAGAACAGAACAAACTAGCGCTAAGCGGAAAGTTCCTGAGAATTTCATGTGAAAGTCCCAGGGAAGAGATAACACAAGAGACAGACTTCATATTTTCTATGAAAATAGTGCTCTTTAATATAAATTATTCAAATGTTTCATAAATAAATTAAGTGCAAAGTCATTTCAGTCAAGCATCATTACAGTTTCTCCCATGACGTAAAGAGAAGCTGAAGTTTCTAACATGTAAACATTAGCAGACAGAAGGACTCAAAAAGGAGTCTTCTACCTGAGTAAGTAACTCACTCCCCTTCGTTAATACATTCAGTTGTCTGCAGCATCAAACAAACATACTCCAAAAGACACAATACACTATGCACTCATGTTCTGACAATGGCAGGCAATTTCCTGATTACTGGCAGTCTAGACACAGTTGGTTCACAAGTCTTTTGAAGTCCCTGATTCTTTTCCGTTCTGTCCCACAGGGGTGATGCGTGTCCCGCTCCTGTTGCTGAATCATTGAACATCTGCTGTGGGAAGTCCACTGATATTTAAGGCCACAGATCATTTGTGTACCTGTACACAGCCCtttgttttcttcttcttgttcccGTGGTTTGAAGTTCATTGCTTTTCTGTGCGTGAGTGTTTATATGAGCCTGGAGCCTCCCCCAGGCAAGTACCGGTCTCTAAATCATTGTTGTCTAAACGGAaaagtgtgtgaatgagtgggtGTGTATTCAGCACTAGAAACATTTACTTGGAAATGCTGAGGTGTTTTTCCAACCAACTTCCAGTCTAATCCTAATACCATGGCAACCAACAGCACACTAAGTAAGGCATTCACCGCAAGTTCCCTGGAACTCTCTGATTCAATTCCTCTCCGTCATTGGTCAGTTCTCCATTTTTGAGAAATTAGATGGCCCCCTGTTGACTCAGGCCAGGCAATGAACTTTTATCATGTATGCTTTGTTCACACAATTGTTCAAATGTCCATTAGATGGGTGCGTCATATTTCTTTAGGAAGTCCTGGAGTAAGTGAGGTAGGTGCTGGCGCTCAACACACACGTCCTGGTGTCCATTGACAGTCTTGCGGCACAGGTGCTGGAGTGAGGTGAGGCCACAGGTCAGGGGCCGGTGCAGGGTCAGAGGGATCTTCCCTCCACTGGAGGAGATGTAACAGGAGGGGGAGTCCCCTTCTGGCATGTAATAGTGGATCATCTTCAATACACAGTCAAACTGGGGAACGGTCTGGTTGTGGGGGTCCGACTCCAGCCAAAAGCTGTTGGAGTCACACTGCACACGCAGGTTCTTGGTGCCCTGCTGCATCTTGACCGTGAGGGTAAAGAAGTGACGCGTGTCAGAGCTGTCGCGCAGCAGGAAGGTGCCCACCGACTGGGTCTCCAGCAGCGACTGGGCCTCACGGCCACTGATGGCCCCCCAGTAGAAGCCACTCTGCTGCAGCTTGCTGAGGGCCTGTAAGATGAGCTGGTGCTGCATAATGCCTGAGAATGTCTTGCACCTCAGAGGCGGCTGCCGGGATTTGCTGGTCATCTGTATGCTCTGTCTCACCATGGTGCTTTGAACCTGTGAACAGAGTGAAATGGAGAAATTAGATCAACTGAGCAAGCgaaaaaataaataggctaaataattaTGTAAACAACTAAG from Alosa sapidissima isolate fAloSap1 chromosome 3, fAloSap1.pri, whole genome shotgun sequence carries:
- the socs3a gene encoding suppressor of cytokine signaling 3a codes for the protein MVRQSIQMTSKSRQPPLRCKTFSGIMQHQLILQALSKLQQSGFYWGAISGREAQSLLETQSVGTFLLRDSSDTRHFFTLTVKMQQGTKNLRVQCDSNSFWLESDPHNQTVPQFDCVLKMIHYYMPEGDSPSCYISSSGGKIPLTLHRPLTCGLTSLQHLCRKTVNGHQDVCVERQHLPHLLQDFLKKYDAPI